Proteins encoded together in one Miscanthus floridulus cultivar M001 chromosome 16, ASM1932011v1, whole genome shotgun sequence window:
- the LOC136511811 gene encoding protein MAINTENANCE OF MERISTEMS-like, which yields MAPPTQHPLYPILEVEYNDQHRAYILSDNDAEVALPTLRPCTHIRAHQWDERYAPYIRCAGFLELVRVINHGLSSLDTALLTAAVDRWRPKTHTFHLPCGEMTLTMQDVKAILGLRLGGLPMTGIIDNDHWRELVAQFTGFLPPDDEASKKNEKTSGVSSSWITERFDYLDP from the exons atggcccctcccacgcaacacccgttgtaccccattcttgaggtggagtacaacGACCAGCACCGGGcatacatcttgagtgacaacgacgcagaggtggccttgcctactttgaggccctgcacgcacatcagggcgcaccagtgggacgagcgttatgcacCATACATACggtgtgccggcttcctcgagcttgtccgtgttatcAACCACGGTCTTTCGTCCCTTGAcacagcactacttactgcagctgtagacag gtggaggcctaagacccacacattccacctaccttgtggcgagatgaccttgaccatgcaggacgtgaaggctattttaggccttcggttgggaggACTTCCAATGACAGGAATaattgacaacgatcactggagggagctggtggctcagtttactggctttcttccaccggacgatgaggcttccaagaaaaatga gAAAACTTCCGGTGTTTCATCGTCttggatcacggagcgctttgattacttggacccatag
- the LOC136510017 gene encoding acyl transferase 4-like, with amino-acid sequence MGTIDDTAGFPVTRTSRSLVPPSSATPRETLRLSVIDRVAGLRHLVRSLHVFAGENKAAVAKPTTPAKALRQALGKALVDYYPFAGRFVGAEDGEVRVACTGEGAWFVEAAAACSLEEVRHLDHPMLIPKEELLPEPAPDVNPLDMPLMMQVTEFTCGGFVVGLISVHTIADGLGAGQFINAVADYARGAVTKKPRITPIWARDVIPDPPKMPAPPPRLDLLDLVYFTTDLSPDHIAKVKSRYLEATGQRCSAFDVCVARTWQARVRALAIPDPAAPVHVCFFANTRHLLPTTASPASGFYGNCFYTVKATRPSGEVAAADVVEVVRAVRDAKARLAADFARWAAGGFDRDPYELTFTYDSLFVSDWTRLGFLEADYGWGTPIHVVPFSYHPFMAVAVIGAPPAPKPGARIMTMCVQEQHLPEFQEQMNQPSS; translated from the exons ATGGGCACCATCGATGACACCGCCGGGTTCCCGGTGACGAGGACGAGCAGGTCGCTGGTGCCGCCGTCGTCGGCGACGCCGCGGGAGACGCTGCGCCTGTCAGTGATCGACCGCGTGGCGGGGCTGCGCCACCTGGTGCGGTCCCTGCACGTGTTCGCCGGCGAGAACAAGGCGGCGGTAGCGAAGCCGACAACGCCGGCGAAGGCGCTGCGGCAGGCGCTGGGGAAGGCGCTGGTGGACTACTACCCGTTCGCGGGGCGGTTCGTGGGGGCGGAGGACGGGGAGGTCCGGGTGGCGTGCACCGGCGAGGGCGCCTGGTTCGTGGAGGCCGCCGCGGCGTGCTCCCTGGAGGAGGTCCGGCACCTGGACCACCCCATGCTCATCCCCAAGGAGGAGCTGCTGCCGGAGCCCGCGCCCGACGTCAACCCGCTCGACATGCCGCTAATGATGCAG GTGACGGAGTTCACGTGCGGCGGCTTCGTGGTGGGTCTCATCTCCGTGCACACCATCGCCGACGGCCTGGGCGCCGGGCAGTTCATCAACGCGGTGGCGGACTACGCCCGCGGCGCCGTCACCAAGAAACCCCGCATCACCCCTATCTGGGCGCGCGACGTGATCCCGGACCCGCCGAAgatgccggcgccgccgccgcgcctggACCTGCTCGACCTGGTGTACTTCACGACGGACCTGAGCCCGGACCACATCGCCAAGGTCAAGTCGCGGTACCTGGAGGCCACGGGGCAGCGCTGCTCGGCGTTCGACGTGTGCGTGGCGCGCACCTGGCAGGCCCGCGTCCGCGCGCTCGCGATCCCTGACCCCGCCGCGCCGGTGCACGTCTGCTTCTTCGCCAACACCCGCCACCTGCTCCCCACCACGGCGTCGCCGGCCAGTGGGTTCTACGGCAACTGCTTCTACACCGTGAAGGCGACGCGGCCCAGCGGCGAGGTGGCGGCGGCCGACGTGGTGGAGGTGGTGCGCGCCGTCCGGGACGCCAAGGCCAGGCTCGCCGCCGACTTCGCGCGGTGGGCGGCGGGCGGGTTTGATCGGGACCCCTACGAGCTCACCTTCACCTACGACTCCCTCTTCGTCTCCGACTGGACAAGGCTCGGGTTCCTCGAGGCCGACTACGGCTGGGGCACGCCGATACACGTCGTGCCGTTCTCCTACCACCCGTTCATGGCCGTCGCCGTCATCGGGGCGCCGCCCGCGCCCAAGCCCGGCGCGCGCATCATGACCATGTGCGTCCAGGAGCAGCACCTGCCCGAGTTCCAGGAGCAGATGAACCAGCCGTCCTCGTGA